A window from Corythoichthys intestinalis isolate RoL2023-P3 chromosome 10, ASM3026506v1, whole genome shotgun sequence encodes these proteins:
- the LOC130922521 gene encoding dickkopf-related protein 1-like has product MLTRRLLSVMLSLFGYVHAGPVLLTSNSIKNFEPVSPSPGTPQAGGVGHRAPAQDILQINMCADDEECGAEEFCNDVRGVCQACRKNRKRCGRDAVCCAGSRCSNGVCQTNELDTLDVKAWHVHKNNTMELKKTITSLQAHTVKGQEGDTCLRSSDCQEDLCCARHFWSRICKPVLSEGQVCTRHRRKGAHGLELFQRCDCGDGLACRPERGQRERRAAARTAARNLHTCQRR; this is encoded by the exons ATGCTGACGCGCCGCTTGCTCTCCGTGATGCTGTCCCTGTTCGGATACGTTCACGCCGGTCCGGTTCTGCTCACCTCCAACTCCATTAAAAACTTCGAACCGGTCAGCCCGAGTCCGGGCACCCCGCAAGCGGGCGGCGTAGGACACAGAGCGCCTGCGCAGGACATCTTGCAG ATTAATATGTGCGCTGACGACGAAGAATGCGGCGCGGAGGAATTCTGCAATGACGTCCGAGGCGTGTGTCAGGCGTGCCGCAAGAACCGGAAAAGATGCGGGAGGGACGCTGTGTGTTGCGCCGGAAGTCGCTGCAGCAACG GTGTTTGTCAGACTAATGAGTTAGATACCCTGGATGTTAAGGCTTGGCACGTGCACAAAAACAACACGATGGAGCTTAAAAAGACAATCACTTCACTCCAAGCCCACACTGTAAAAG GTCAAGAAGGCGACACGTGCCTGCGCTCGTCAGATTGCCAAGAAGATCTTTGCTGCGCCCGCCACTTCTGGTCACGCATTTGCAAGCCGGTGCTGAGTGAGGGCCAGGTGTGCACGCGCCACCGCCGCAAGGGCGCGCACGGGCTGGAGCTCTTCCAGCGCTGCGACTGCGGCGACGGCTTGGCGTGCCGGCCCGAGCGGGGCCAGCGGGAGCGCCGCGCCGCCGCCAGGACAGCCGCCCGCAACCTGCACACCTGTCAGAGACGCTGA